The Halogeometricum borinquense DSM 11551 DNA window AGTCGGGCTTGATACTGCTTGCGCTCGGTTACGTCCGTCGTCAGGGCAACGACTCCTCGCTGTTGCGACTCGTCACCAATGCCCACCTCACACGCTGATTCATGCTCGTCTCGGAGCGGTGAGAAGGTAACCTCGATGTACTCGATATCTCCTGGGATATCGACTTCGAGTTCGACTCGCTCGTTATCTGACTCGCCGTCGAGAATCCGGTCGATGGCTGTCTGTACTGCTTCGAGCCCATCCGCATCGATCATCCCCGTCTCGTGTAAGACGCTCACGTGTTCTCCGCGGATGTTCTCTTCTGGCTCTCTCATCCGAGTGCCAGCCACGGGACTTACGAACTCGAAGCACCCGTCTGTTCCGATGATGTATGCACCTTGTGTGGTGCTTCGGACGACGTTCTCGTAGCGGTGGAGTCGTCGCTCGCGCTCTCGCTGATCGGTCACGTCGCGCGAGTTGACGACGATGCCGTCGATACTCTCCACTGGGTCTGCACGGGCGATAGATTCTAGCCACACCCACGATCCATCGGCGTGGCGGCTACGAAACCGCGCCGTCTCGACTCTCGACGAGTCGGAGTTGTACATTTCCGTGAGGAGGTTTTGCATCTCTGCTCTGTCTTCCGGATGGATGAACGTCATCACGCTCTGTCCCTCGACGAGTTCGGGCGACACGCCCAGTATCCGCTCGCAGGATGGACTCTGATATTTGATGGTGCCGTCTCGGCCGATAATTGTCACGAGGTCGGACGACCGTTCGATAAGAGCCTGAAACCGCTCTTCGACGCGTTCCTCGTCGCTCATCTCGCGGACAGACCCGAGGACGGCGCGTTCGCCTTCGTACTGAATCCCTTGGACGCTGAACTTACACCGCTTTGCAGTTCCGTCTTTCGTTACGATTCGTGCCGTGTATCGTGACGGCGTTTCAGGGTCCTCGCGCCTCCGCTTTGCCGCGATGTCGCGGACGCGTTCTTTGTCGTCCGGGTGAATGAGTTTCCAGATTTCCGTCTCGTTTAGTTCCTCTTCGTCGTACCCCGTCAGTTCGCACGTCCGACGGTTGACGAACTGAAACTGCTCGCCCTGATAGATGTAGATGGCGTCGTGACTCCGCTCAACGGCAGTACGGTACAACTGCTCGCTCTCGCGGAGACGACGCTCAGTCCGATAGTGTTCGACAGCGTTGTTGATACGGTTTGCGAGGAGTTCGTACTGCTCGACTCGTGTTCGCTTTTGGATATAGTCGGTGACACCCGCGGAGATGGCTTCGCTTGCCACTTCCTCGCTCCCACGACTCGTAAAGAGAATAAATGGAAGTCGTTCGTCTACGTCTCTGACGCGTCTGAGAAGATCGATTCCGGTGGTTTCACCCATCTCGTAGTCGCTTACGACACACTCGATTTGCGCCGTCTCTCCGTCGGACACCGCGCCGTCAGCATCTCCCAGATGGGTAACTACAGAATCGGTGTCGGTCTCGACGCAGACCTCGAACCCGCCCTGTCGTTCGAGGTGTGTCGCCACGAGTTCGGCAAACGCCGGGTCGTCATCGACGTGCAGCACACGAACCGGCTCGGTCATTGGAACCGATTGACGACTGCCCTACTTATTAGTTCGTGCTATCGACTCACAGGTTTGCGCGAATCTCTTCACGCAGTCGGTCCCGAACCGACGCGACGCTCGGGTTGTCGTCGGTCAGGCTGAACTTCGTGTGTCGCTCGTCAACGTCGAGAGCTTCCGAGAAGATACCGCCGCGGCGGTCTACCTCCACGAACACGTCCAGCGATGACGCCGAGGGGACGAAGACGAGTTCGATTTCGTCTACATCGCCGCGGAACTCCCCACTGGAGGGACGGAACTCGAACTCCTGGACGAAGCGACGCCCGCCCACGTATCGACCGTACGGGTCGGCCTCGCATTCGGTGGTCCGGAGTGAGAAGCCGAGTTCTTCTGCGGCGTCGAAGACGGCCTGCATCCGCGGTGTGGGTTGCACGTCGAGATAGTCCACGTCCTCGGGATCGACGGCCATGTCGATCTCTAACTCCGTTTCCACCCACACTTCGGTGGATCCGAGAGTCAGCGGCGTTTCCCACGGGATCGTGATCTCGGCGTCGTACGTCGTCTCTTCGCCGGGTTCGATATCGAACGATTCACTGAGACGCATTCGCCCGACGGTCGTGTCCCTGTACCCCTCTTCGGTTCGGTACCGCGTCTCGACTTCGAGGTCGATTGCACTGATCGACTGTTCGGCGTCGCCGCCGCTGACCCGCACTTCGGCATCGACCGTCTCACCGGGCGAGACGGTGGTGGAGGGCAGAACGGTATCGACGCTGGCGTTACCGATTCCGACGCTTGCGAGGATTTTCTTCATACGTCGGTCTCCTCGTCTCGTTCTGGGGATGTATGCTTTCCCCCACGGGACGATTTTCAACCACCGGACGAGTGAGTGCTCTCTATCACCAACCTCAACACCAACACCAGTCTGTCCGCTGTTCTTGTGCTGACGTCGCGCCCTGTCTGCACATCAGAAAAATTGGAAAATTTTCAAAAATTTCAAAATTCGCCCGTTTCAGGTTTCCAAACCCCCCTCTAGCAATTCCGTCGAAAAAGAAAACAGCTACGTCGGATTCTCGAACGGCGACCGCGCCCCGTCTGGTTCGTAGCCCGGCAGGGTGATGAGGTTCCGACGGCCGAGTGAGATTTTCGTTACGCGTCCCTCGTCAGCCATCGATGAGAGGACACGGCTGACCGTCGCCTTCGACCATCCCGTCTCCGAGACGATGGTACTCTGTTCCAGTCGGCCGCCCGCTTCTTCGAGGATGGCGATGATTTCATCCTCTCGGGTGAGGGGTTCGTCGTATTCGGTGTCGTCAGCACCGCCTTTGGCTCCCGCTGTCGTTGGAGCGTCGTAGCCCGCTGGTTCTGGACCCGGCTCGCTCGCTGTTTCCGAGGTGTTTGTCCCCGTCGTGTCAGACACCGCGGTTGCTTGGTCAACGGTAGCAGCACCGCCCGAGTCGTCGCCGTCGTCGGTCGTCGCGGGCGCGCCACCGCCCCGACTCCGCCACCAGAGGTAGCCCCCACCGACGGCGAGGACGGTGGTCCCGAGGAGGGCAAATGCGGCACTCGTCGAGATGGGCGTATCCGGTTGGGTATCCTCTCCGGGATTGGTCCCCTGTTCTATCTCCACCTTGTCGCTCGTTCCGTCGCCGTCGGTGTCTGGTTTGTTCGGGTCCGTTCCGTGAACGTTCACCTCGGCACCGTCTTTGAGGCCGTCACTATCGGTGTCGGCTTTGTTCGGATTCGTGTTCGTCTCTTCTACTTCAATCGCGTCCGCGAGATTGTCGTTGTCCGTATCGGGCTTACTCGCATTCGTCTCGTGAGTGTTTATCTCGGCACCGTCTGAGAGGCTGTCGCCGTCGGTGTCTGCCTTGTTGGGGTTTGTATTGTACGTTCGAATCTCGGCAGCGTCCGAGAGACCGTCGTCGTCTGTGTCGCCATTCGTTGGCGATGTCGAGTACTTGTTCACCTCGACGCCGTCTTTGAGGTTGTCGCTGTCGGTGTGGGGGTCTGTCGGGTTCGTGTTGTACGTCGAGACTTCGAGCGAGTCTCCGAGATTGTCATTATCTGAGTCACTCTTGGTCGGATCGGTGCCGTGTGTGTTGACCTCTTCCCCGTCGTTGAGACCATCGTCGTCGGTGTCAGCGGTCCGGAATCCGGTTTTACCGTTCACTTCCTCTTTGTTCGAGAGGCCGTCATCGTCGATGTCACCGTCCTTCGTCATCACGAACACGACCCTTTCCGAGACGCGTGTCTCTCCGTCCGTTCCGTTTACGTAGACGTTCTGCGGCCCTGTCACCTCCGTGGGCCACTTCGAAACGGTGAGCGTCACTGAGGTCGTTCCGTTCCCGGCCGAACACGCGACGGTCGCGTTTCCGCTCTCCGGTCCAATACAGACGGACGCTGACGATGAAATCGGTTTTTCTGTCTCAACCCGTACGTCGGTGGATGATGACTGCCAGACGTATGTGATTCCGTCGATGGTGGCCACGGTTTCCGAGGTGACCGTCGTTCCGGGCGCCGCCGCCACTGGCGCACCGATCACGCCGAGGAGGACGAGTACGGCCGCGCCGAACGAGAGTACGGACCGAAGTACGGTTGAAGACATATCGATTCCTGTTGTATGTATCACTATACGTTTCACTCAAAAACTTACTGACTTATGTCGGAATGGAGGTATAATGTGGTTCTAAAACAGCTATATCTTTAAGAAATTCAATTTATCCGACTGGTACTTGGACGCCCAGTTCTCCCCTCTCTTCCTTTTCACCGGGTGCTATCGAAGGGATTCATTTGGCGGACTGTGGCGTGATGAAACGGTCCGGTTTTGAAGCCGTTAACGGCGGTTTCCCCCGTGAAACAGTCGTGAAACAATGGAAGTAATCGGAACGAGTGTGACCGTCTTTACCCGTCCAGTTACTTGGTATCGGTGATGGCATCGTACGGACCACCGAACGTGTGACAGCTACTTCCCCACTATCGCTGTCCACGTCTGAGGTCCGAGCCATCGTCAGGTGACGGACAGCGGTTTCGGACGATCGACGCCGGGCACGGAGGCCTCCCCTCTTCCCCGGCCGCAACCCCCGCCCCGCCGTTATCCCCATGGCGGCGCTCCTATCCCACTTTGCGGGGGTCTTCTCGTCGCATCCCCAGCGACATCCCTTCGTCCGACTCCCACATCGGCACGCCACGCGGCGTCGCATCCCATAAACGTTCGCGTGGCCGTTCCCGGTGCCCGGTCTCGCGTCCGAACCGCCTTTCGCTCGTACTCACGATCCGTAGCCGTTTCTCCGGCTAGCACCGTGTACTACGGCACGCTTTCAAACACGACAACTGTCTTTAACATCGACTAAATCCGTTGTTTCGTATTTTACGTTACTTCGTAGTTACTTATCCAGCCGCGCCATCTCTTCGTCTGTGAGTTCGAGGCGCGTCGCCCCGATGTTCTGCTTTAGGTGTTCGACGCTCGATGTCCCCGGAATTGGGAGCGTGACCGGTGAGTGCTGTAGTAACCACGCGAGCATGACCTGATACTCGGTGGCATCGTGGTTCTCAGCAACTGATTCGAGTACATCCACTTTCTCGTCTAACTCTCCTGCAGCAAGTGGGAACCACGGGATGAACCCGATGTCGTACTCCTCACACGCCGCTAGCACGTCGTCGTCCTCGCGGTGACCGAGGTTGAATTTGTTTTGGACCGTCGCCACGTCTACGATGTCCCGCGCCGTTTCTAACTGTTCGACGCTCACGTTGCTGAGTCCGATGTGTTCGATAACTCCCTCGTCTTTCAGTTCTGCGAGTGCTGTGACCGACGCCTCGAAGTCAACGTCGGGGTCCCGTCGGTGAAGTTGGTAGAGGTCGATGCTCTCTACACCCAGTCGGTCGAGGCTACACAGGTGGGCGTTCCGTAGATAGTCCGGGTCACCGTGCGGAAGCCAGTCGCCGTCACGGTTGCGTAGGAGGCCGCCTTTCGTGGCGACGACTAACTCTTCAGGGTAGGGAGCCAGTGCCTCTCGGATGAGCCGTTCGCTCACACCCGGTCCGTAGGAGTCTGCCGTGTCGATGAGGTTGACACCGAGGTTCACCGCCGTCTGAAGGACGCGCTTTGCGTTTTCCTCGTCGTCCGGTTTGCCGATGATATTTTCACCCGTGATTCGCATCGCCCCGAAGCCGAGTCGGTGGACTGTCAGATCGCCGCCAATATCGAACGTGTCGCTCTCGTTTTGGTGCATCGGTCTGTGTGATGTGCGGCAGGACCCTAAACAGTCCGGCGGTTGTCCATGACATCTATACACACGAATACGGCCGCGAGACGTCCCGACAGCGTCAGACAAGCGACGGACACGACACAAGACTTTTAATCAATCTCGCGTACATTCGGGTACGGTAACAGAGCGACGGTCCACGGGCGCGCCGGGTAGGGGTACTTGACGCGAACGTTGACTGTCGTTCCTTCCTCAATTTCATGAACTAACTGTCCAGCAACAGCACTGTCAACAGAAAAAACACGTGTTCTGTGGCGTCTATTCGTCGTACTCGGACAAGCGGTATTCGACCTGTTCGTTCATCTCTTCGAGGACGCGTTCGACTTCACGCCCTTCGATGAGTTCCGAGAGGCCTTCCGAGATAATGGTTCGAACCGTACTGAACGGGCCAATTCGGGCACCGCACGTCGCGGGCGTGTCCTGGCTCTCGTTCAGTTGCTCGAACGCGACGGCGAATTCGGGGTGTTCCTCGAACCAGCCGTCGCGGCGAAGCATCCGTTCGGCGTCGCCGTGAACTGGGAAGTATCCGGTCTGTTGGTGCCACCGACGCTGTTGTTCCGGTTCGGTCAACCACGCGAGGAAACGACCGGCGGCCTCCTGTTCGCGGGCCGGCACGTCGTCGGCCACCCACAGCGATGCCCCGCCGACGACCACACCTTCCTGCGTCCCCGGTGCCGGGAACTTGCCGACGGACGCGTTAAAGCCGCGTTCGTCGGC harbors:
- a CDS encoding aldo/keto reductase, whose product is MHQNESDTFDIGGDLTVHRLGFGAMRITGENIIGKPDDEENAKRVLQTAVNLGVNLIDTADSYGPGVSERLIREALAPYPEELVVATKGGLLRNRDGDWLPHGDPDYLRNAHLCSLDRLGVESIDLYQLHRRDPDVDFEASVTALAELKDEGVIEHIGLSNVSVEQLETARDIVDVATVQNKFNLGHREDDDVLAACEEYDIGFIPWFPLAAGELDEKVDVLESVAENHDATEYQVMLAWLLQHSPVTLPIPGTSSVEHLKQNIGATRLELTDEEMARLDK
- a CDS encoding sporulation protein encodes the protein MKKILASVGIGNASVDTVLPSTTVSPGETVDAEVRVSGGDAEQSISAIDLEVETRYRTEEGYRDTTVGRMRLSESFDIEPGEETTYDAEITIPWETPLTLGSTEVWVETELEIDMAVDPEDVDYLDVQPTPRMQAVFDAAEELGFSLRTTECEADPYGRYVGGRRFVQEFEFRPSSGEFRGDVDEIELVFVPSASSLDVFVEVDRRGGIFSEALDVDERHTKFSLTDDNPSVASVRDRLREEIRANL
- a CDS encoding PAS domain S-box protein — encoded protein: MTEPVRVLHVDDDPAFAELVATHLERQGGFEVCVETDTDSVVTHLGDADGAVSDGETAQIECVVSDYEMGETTGIDLLRRVRDVDERLPFILFTSRGSEEVASEAISAGVTDYIQKRTRVEQYELLANRINNAVEHYRTERRLRESEQLYRTAVERSHDAIYIYQGEQFQFVNRRTCELTGYDEEELNETEIWKLIHPDDKERVRDIAAKRRREDPETPSRYTARIVTKDGTAKRCKFSVQGIQYEGERAVLGSVREMSDEERVEERFQALIERSSDLVTIIGRDGTIKYQSPSCERILGVSPELVEGQSVMTFIHPEDRAEMQNLLTEMYNSDSSRVETARFRSRHADGSWVWLESIARADPVESIDGIVVNSRDVTDQRERERRLHRYENVVRSTTQGAYIIGTDGCFEFVSPVAGTRMREPEENIRGEHVSVLHETGMIDADGLEAVQTAIDRILDGESDNERVELEVDIPGDIEYIEVTFSPLRDEHESACEVGIGDESQQRGVVALTTDVTERKQYQARLSALHSASRELTTATTYEEVATIVSDAAENILNYPLNSISFYDEDRDALLTHAVSDAAKEIVDDEVIPRGHGIAWRVFESGEGEVFENVSTDPAVMNPDTEIQSEVVLPIGDVGVLMAGSREPGTLNDSRVSLARILASNASAALERVEREQLLRHHERELEHQNEQLEQVASVVSHDLRNPLNLASGQLQILRANHEAGQYDTIEKRLERIEDAHQRMRQIIEDMLSLARQGQPVEERETVLLGSVARESWETAVNGTNATLVVADNLGTIAAHEGRLKQLFENLFRNSIDHNSPDETITVRVGRLSNGFFVEDDGRGIPEADRDEVFEPGVSTQPQGTGLGLGIVRTIAHAHEWTVHITESETGGARFEIRTEGTA
- a CDS encoding helix-turn-helix transcriptional regulator — translated: MSSTVLRSVLSFGAAVLVLLGVIGAPVAAAPGTTVTSETVATIDGITYVWQSSSTDVRVETEKPISSSASVCIGPESGNATVACSAGNGTTSVTLTVSKWPTEVTGPQNVYVNGTDGETRVSERVVFVMTKDGDIDDDGLSNKEEVNGKTGFRTADTDDDGLNDGEEVNTHGTDPTKSDSDNDNLGDSLEVSTYNTNPTDPHTDSDNLKDGVEVNKYSTSPTNGDTDDDGLSDAAEIRTYNTNPNKADTDGDSLSDGAEINTHETNASKPDTDNDNLADAIEVEETNTNPNKADTDSDGLKDGAEVNVHGTDPNKPDTDGDGTSDKVEIEQGTNPGEDTQPDTPISTSAAFALLGTTVLAVGGGYLWWRSRGGGAPATTDDGDDSGGAATVDQATAVSDTTGTNTSETASEPGPEPAGYDAPTTAGAKGGADDTEYDEPLTREDEIIAILEEAGGRLEQSTIVSETGWSKATVSRVLSSMADEGRVTKISLGRRNLITLPGYEPDGARSPFENPT